A region of Rhizobium grahamii DNA encodes the following proteins:
- a CDS encoding L,D-transpeptidase family protein, with protein MNRFLKLASLGAFVALAVSAAAPSADAQQYRRQGSVVFVTPNGEILDYVPSGTGYARDRRGNRVLVDPYGNIIATEARATGYYPRPPAREVYNNDPYGDDAYGDTRYSERGAVTGSIPRDAAIDRQPLDEQPYPQANDDYASIDQDQQRPEVTQPRQPEPVISLKNKSKTEIVALQVFLDRAGVSPGAIDGHMGANVTKAIYAYQQMTGETLDPNNTDAILEQLRMSGGMPLVSYTITPADAAGPYVAEIPEDYAHKAMLTSLAFTSTTEALAERFHMDEGFLKEINPGVDFTVPGTIIKVVNPGEMKSGTVARIIADKGKKQVFAYDASGTLIAAYPASIGSNDTPSPSGTVTVERVAFNPGYTYNPKINFQQGANDKILNIPPGPNGPVGTVWMALSKPTYGIHGTPEPSKIGRTQSHGCIRLTNWDATELAKMVKPGVTVEFVD; from the coding sequence CTCGCCGTCTCGGCTGCAGCGCCCAGTGCCGATGCGCAGCAATACCGTCGCCAGGGCAGCGTCGTGTTCGTGACTCCGAATGGCGAGATCCTCGACTACGTGCCTTCAGGCACCGGCTACGCGCGCGACCGCCGCGGAAACCGCGTGCTCGTCGATCCCTATGGCAACATCATCGCCACCGAAGCGCGCGCCACGGGCTACTATCCGCGCCCGCCCGCCCGCGAGGTCTACAACAACGATCCATACGGCGACGACGCCTATGGCGATACCCGATATTCCGAACGCGGCGCCGTCACCGGCTCGATACCGCGCGACGCCGCGATCGATCGGCAGCCGCTCGACGAGCAACCTTACCCGCAAGCCAATGACGACTACGCATCGATCGATCAGGATCAGCAGCGGCCGGAGGTCACGCAACCGAGGCAGCCTGAGCCGGTTATCTCGCTCAAGAACAAGTCGAAGACCGAGATCGTCGCCTTGCAGGTGTTCCTCGACCGCGCCGGCGTCTCGCCAGGCGCGATCGACGGCCACATGGGCGCCAATGTCACCAAGGCGATCTACGCCTATCAACAGATGACCGGCGAGACGCTCGATCCGAACAATACCGACGCGATTCTCGAACAACTCAGGATGTCGGGCGGCATGCCGCTCGTCAGCTACACGATCACCCCTGCCGACGCCGCCGGTCCTTATGTCGCGGAAATCCCCGAGGATTACGCGCACAAGGCGATGTTGACCTCGCTCGCCTTCACCTCGACCACCGAGGCTCTGGCCGAGCGCTTCCACATGGACGAAGGCTTCCTCAAGGAAATCAATCCCGGCGTCGACTTCACCGTCCCGGGCACCATCATCAAGGTCGTCAATCCCGGCGAGATGAAGTCCGGAACCGTCGCCCGCATCATTGCCGACAAGGGCAAGAAGCAGGTCTTCGCCTATGATGCGTCCGGCACGCTGATCGCCGCCTACCCCGCCTCGATCGGCTCGAACGATACGCCGTCGCCGTCTGGCACCGTGACAGTCGAGCGTGTCGCCTTCAACCCGGGCTACACCTACAATCCGAAGATCAACTTCCAGCAGGGCGCAAACGACAAAATCCTGAACATTCCGCCGGGCCCGAACGGCCCTGTTGGTACGGTCTGGATGGCGCTCTCCAAGCCGACTTACGGCATCCACGGCACGCCGGAACCGTCGAAAATCGGCCGGACGCAAAGCCATGGCTGCATTCGCCTGACCAATTGGGACGCCACAGAACTGGCAAAGATGGTGAAACCCGGCGTCACGGTCGAATTCGTCGACTGA
- a CDS encoding Ku protein: MARQTYWKGYLKLSLVTAAVSLTPATTDSNQLRFHVLNRKTKNRVESRYVDNVTHKPVSDKDQVKGYPRSEDDYVILEDEELDGVALESTRTIDIDTFVPRGSIDWIWYDKPHFLAPEDKVGVEAFCVIREAMRASNVVGIARLVLYRRERAVLLEPQGKGIVLWTLHFGDEVRAPAAALEIDSKMDATVLSLMTKLVKDRTEEWKTTMVQDPVQKRLKAMIRAKQKSMAKAAPISTKRPATKPTGNVVNIMDALKKSLTKENQRPKPH; this comes from the coding sequence ATGGCGCGTCAGACATACTGGAAGGGCTATCTCAAGCTCTCGCTGGTCACCGCAGCTGTGTCTCTGACCCCCGCCACGACGGACAGCAACCAGCTACGCTTCCACGTCCTCAACCGAAAAACAAAAAATCGCGTCGAAAGCCGCTACGTCGACAACGTGACGCATAAACCGGTCTCCGATAAGGACCAGGTCAAGGGATATCCGCGCAGCGAGGACGACTACGTCATCCTTGAAGACGAAGAATTGGACGGTGTCGCACTCGAAAGCACGCGCACCATCGATATCGATACCTTCGTGCCGCGCGGCTCTATCGATTGGATCTGGTACGACAAGCCGCATTTTCTCGCGCCCGAAGACAAGGTCGGCGTCGAAGCCTTCTGCGTCATCCGCGAGGCCATGCGCGCCAGCAACGTCGTCGGTATCGCGCGCCTGGTTCTTTACCGGCGCGAGCGTGCCGTTCTGCTCGAACCGCAAGGCAAGGGCATCGTGCTCTGGACGCTGCATTTCGGTGACGAGGTGCGTGCCCCCGCGGCCGCGCTGGAGATCGATAGCAAGATGGACGCCACCGTGCTGTCGCTCATGACCAAGCTCGTGAAGGACCGGACCGAAGAGTGGAAGACGACGATGGTGCAGGACCCGGTCCAGAAGCGCCTGAAGGCCATGATCCGCGCGAAGCAGAAAAGCATGGCAAAGGCAGCGCCGATCTCGACCAAGCGTCCAGCCACCAAACCGACAGGCAATGTGGTGAACATCATGGACGCCTTGAAGAAGAGCCTTACCAAGGAAAACCAGCGTCCGAAGCCACACTGA
- the ligD gene encoding DNA ligase D, with protein MPLETYQAKRNFKVSPEPRGARKPAAATDNVLSFVVQKHDATRLHYDFRLEMDGVLKSWAVTRGPSLNPDEKRLAVHVEDHPLEYGDFEGIIPKGQYGGGTVIVWDRGTWAPHGDIHKAYKKGHIEFDLDGEKLKGRWHLVRMHGKPGESRENWLLIKAEDEEARHKGDILKQRPESAKTGRKIEQVAKNPDATWNSRPNGKAETTDKPAAKRVSSFKRGWPDGAHKAEMPDFVEPELAKLKASPPGGEGWIHEIKFDGYRLQIRIENGHVVMLTRNGLDWTEKFGEPILKAFAKLPLKTAILDGELVVEQANGASDFSALQSDLSEGRSDRFKFYAFDLLYLDGHDIREAKLLDRKRVLETLIAEDDELLRFSMHFSEKGSVVLEHARNLALEGIISKREDSAYTSGRSGDWVKSKCSKRQELVIGGYVPSTATKQAIGSLAMGYYEGGKLMHAGRVGTGYSVTLAQSLYEDLSKIEQKKSPFDNALSADERRGLVYVKPKLVAEIEFQAWSSDHKLRHAAFRGLRDDKPAGEVTLEADTKPTIETPQSDVSLTHPDRIYWPDEGVTKQGLADYYAQVWQFIRPFVVQRPLALLRCPDGIGGQKFFQKHAWKGMNAHIEQIVDPKDRGGEKLLRIADFDGLVALVQSAVLEIHPWGSTTANWEKPDIITMDLDPADDVSWGEVIAAAQELKQRLEASGLAAFVKTSGGKGLHVVTPLAPKANWVQVKAFAKALADSMSKDSPDKYLATATKAKRNGKIFVDYLRNGRGNTAVAAYSPRARKGAPVSMPLGWEELTDDIGPAYFTIANSPIRLQTLRTDPWAGFFDAALPLQKLK; from the coding sequence ATGCCGCTTGAGACCTATCAGGCGAAGCGCAACTTCAAGGTCAGTCCGGAGCCGCGCGGGGCGCGCAAGCCGGCGGCAGCCACGGACAATGTCTTGAGTTTTGTCGTGCAGAAGCACGATGCGACGCGGCTCCACTATGATTTCCGGCTGGAAATGGATGGCGTCCTGAAAAGCTGGGCGGTTACGCGCGGCCCCAGCCTCAATCCCGACGAGAAGCGATTGGCCGTCCATGTCGAGGATCATCCGCTCGAATACGGGGATTTCGAAGGGATCATCCCGAAGGGTCAGTATGGGGGCGGGACTGTCATTGTCTGGGATCGCGGCACATGGGCGCCGCATGGCGACATTCACAAGGCTTACAAGAAAGGCCACATCGAATTCGATCTCGACGGCGAGAAGCTGAAGGGGCGCTGGCACCTCGTGCGAATGCATGGCAAGCCGGGCGAAAGCCGGGAGAACTGGCTGCTGATAAAGGCCGAGGACGAAGAGGCCCGACACAAGGGAGACATCCTGAAGCAGCGGCCGGAGTCGGCCAAGACCGGTCGCAAGATCGAGCAGGTTGCCAAGAATCCTGACGCGACATGGAATTCGCGACCGAATGGCAAGGCGGAGACGACTGATAAACCTGCCGCCAAGCGCGTCTCATCGTTCAAGCGCGGATGGCCGGATGGAGCGCATAAGGCCGAAATGCCGGATTTCGTCGAACCGGAGCTGGCGAAGCTCAAGGCTTCGCCGCCCGGCGGCGAGGGGTGGATCCACGAAATCAAGTTCGACGGCTACCGGCTGCAGATCAGGATAGAGAACGGCCACGTCGTGATGCTGACCCGCAACGGGCTGGACTGGACCGAAAAGTTTGGCGAGCCAATCCTGAAGGCCTTTGCGAAGCTGCCGCTCAAGACGGCGATACTCGACGGTGAGCTTGTCGTCGAACAGGCGAACGGGGCATCGGACTTTTCCGCCTTGCAAAGCGATCTCAGCGAAGGCCGCTCCGACCGCTTCAAGTTCTATGCTTTCGATCTCCTGTATCTCGATGGCCACGACATCCGCGAAGCCAAGCTGCTCGATCGCAAACGTGTGCTTGAGACGCTGATTGCCGAGGATGACGAGCTCTTGCGGTTCAGCATGCATTTCTCGGAGAAAGGCAGCGTCGTGCTCGAGCATGCCCGCAACCTCGCCCTGGAAGGCATCATCTCCAAGCGGGAGGATAGCGCCTATACCTCGGGTCGCTCCGGCGATTGGGTGAAGTCCAAGTGCTCGAAGCGGCAGGAACTGGTGATCGGCGGCTACGTGCCGTCGACCGCAACCAAACAGGCGATCGGTTCTCTGGCCATGGGCTATTACGAGGGCGGTAAGTTGATGCATGCCGGCCGCGTCGGGACGGGCTACAGCGTCACGCTTGCTCAATCTCTCTATGAGGACCTATCGAAGATCGAACAGAAGAAGAGCCCTTTCGATAACGCGTTGAGTGCGGATGAGCGGCGTGGTCTTGTCTACGTCAAGCCCAAGCTGGTGGCAGAGATCGAGTTTCAGGCATGGTCGTCGGACCATAAACTGCGTCACGCGGCTTTTCGCGGACTGCGCGACGACAAGCCGGCGGGAGAGGTCACATTGGAAGCAGACACAAAGCCAACGATCGAAACGCCTCAATCAGACGTGTCGCTCACGCATCCGGACAGAATCTACTGGCCCGACGAAGGTGTCACCAAGCAGGGACTTGCCGACTATTATGCGCAGGTTTGGCAGTTCATCCGGCCGTTCGTCGTTCAGCGCCCGCTGGCATTGCTGCGGTGTCCCGATGGGATTGGCGGTCAGAAATTCTTCCAGAAACACGCCTGGAAAGGCATGAACGCGCACATCGAGCAGATCGTCGATCCGAAGGATCGCGGTGGAGAAAAGCTGCTCCGGATTGCCGATTTCGACGGGCTTGTCGCTCTCGTGCAGTCGGCCGTTCTGGAGATCCACCCCTGGGGTTCGACGACCGCCAATTGGGAGAAGCCCGATATCATCACGATGGACCTCGATCCAGCTGACGATGTTTCCTGGGGTGAGGTGATTGCGGCAGCGCAGGAGCTGAAGCAGCGCCTGGAAGCGAGTGGACTTGCGGCCTTCGTCAAGACCTCGGGTGGGAAGGGGCTGCATGTGGTCACGCCGCTGGCGCCGAAGGCCAATTGGGTGCAGGTCAAGGCATTCGCGAAGGCATTGGCCGATTCCATGTCCAAGGACAGTCCCGACAAATACCTCGCAACCGCCACCAAAGCCAAACGAAACGGAAAGATCTTCGTCGACTATCTACGCAACGGACGCGGCAATACCGCGGTGGCTGCCTATTCGCCGCGCGCCAGAAAAGGCGCCCCCGTTTCGATGCCGCTCGGTTGGGAAGAACTGACCGATGATATCGGGCCGGCTTATTTCACGATTGCCAATTCGCCTATCCGGTTGCAGACCCTGCGGACCGATCCATGGGCCGGGTTTTTCGATGCAGCATTGCCGTTGCAGAAGCTGAAGTAG
- a CDS encoding Ku protein — MAARASWKGHLKVGDLTCAVGLYTAVSVSERISFNIINRKTGHRVERQFVDAETGQPVEKDDQVKGYQLENGDYVMIEGSEISDLAPESNKLLNVQSFVPYQEINKLYFDKAYYLAPVSDDDSEALSLIMRAMRDQKVAAIAEAVLFRKNRTVLIRPQDDCIVATTLSYDYEVRSADTVFKDIPEMKFDKEMLELAGHIIGTKKGEFKPESYEDRYEAALGELVKAKIEGRAPPKQKTRPQGKVIDLMEALRQSAKLGEGKAPGKVPSRGGGGSRSKKAS, encoded by the coding sequence ATGGCAGCGCGTGCAAGTTGGAAAGGCCATCTGAAGGTCGGTGACCTCACCTGTGCGGTCGGTCTTTACACCGCCGTATCGGTGTCGGAGCGGATATCGTTCAACATCATCAATCGAAAGACCGGTCACCGCGTCGAGCGCCAGTTCGTCGACGCCGAAACGGGCCAGCCCGTCGAGAAGGACGACCAGGTCAAAGGCTACCAACTTGAGAACGGCGATTATGTCATGATCGAGGGCAGCGAGATCTCCGACCTCGCGCCGGAGAGCAATAAACTGCTGAACGTCCAGAGTTTCGTTCCCTATCAAGAGATTAACAAGCTGTATTTTGACAAGGCCTACTATCTCGCGCCTGTCAGCGACGACGATAGCGAGGCGCTGAGTCTGATCATGCGCGCAATGCGGGATCAGAAGGTTGCCGCGATCGCCGAAGCAGTCCTCTTCCGCAAAAACCGCACCGTACTGATCCGTCCCCAGGACGATTGCATCGTCGCCACCACGCTGAGCTACGACTACGAAGTCCGCAGCGCCGACACGGTCTTCAAGGACATTCCCGAAATGAAGTTCGACAAGGAGATGCTGGAGCTCGCCGGACACATCATCGGAACGAAGAAGGGTGAGTTCAAACCCGAGAGTTACGAGGATCGCTACGAGGCAGCGTTGGGTGAGCTGGTCAAGGCGAAGATCGAAGGACGGGCTCCGCCGAAACAAAAAACTCGGCCCCAAGGCAAGGTGATCGATCTCATGGAAGCGCTTCGCCAGAGCGCCAAGCTTGGCGAGGGCAAGGCTCCCGGAAAGGTGCCTTCGCGCGGCGGTGGCGGTAGCCGATCGAAGAAAGCCAGCTGA
- a CDS encoding helix-turn-helix domain-containing protein: MQEQSAHAEHVYTSTQRDSAAASSSVVASWRRCIAMHRLAPEENRSPLRLTDQEFGIAREEAELLIANASDELDRLFTTAGRAGCCLLLTDRNGIALERRGAAGDDKEFHDLGLWTGSVWTEASVGTNGIGTAIADERAVSIFRDQHFFCSNIKLSCTTAPIRDHRGQLAAALDVSTCRDDVNEMTLALLSQMVRDAAMRIEINLFRSAFAGSRFVMVSSGVNSSSALLAVDRHDLVLGATRAARLALKLDDRRIAAGLPATDALNETRLSDEEELAESERAALMRVLSRANGNVSQAAIALGISRATLHRKMKKLDLH; this comes from the coding sequence ATGCAGGAGCAGTCCGCTCATGCAGAGCATGTCTATACGAGCACGCAACGCGATTCCGCAGCTGCCAGTTCGTCCGTCGTGGCATCATGGCGGCGATGCATCGCCATGCACAGGCTGGCGCCGGAAGAAAACCGCTCTCCTCTTCGCCTGACTGATCAGGAATTCGGCATTGCCCGGGAAGAAGCCGAGCTTCTGATCGCGAACGCGTCCGACGAACTCGACCGACTTTTTACCACTGCAGGCCGGGCTGGATGCTGCCTCCTGCTCACCGATCGCAACGGCATCGCGCTGGAACGGCGCGGAGCTGCCGGCGACGACAAGGAATTCCACGATCTCGGTCTATGGACCGGCTCGGTCTGGACCGAAGCAAGCGTCGGGACCAACGGCATCGGCACCGCGATCGCCGACGAGCGTGCGGTGTCGATCTTCCGCGACCAGCACTTCTTCTGTTCGAACATCAAGCTGAGCTGCACGACCGCGCCGATCCGCGATCATCGCGGCCAACTGGCCGCTGCTCTCGACGTTTCCACCTGCCGCGACGACGTCAACGAAATGACCCTCGCCCTGCTCTCGCAGATGGTCCGCGATGCCGCCATGCGCATCGAGATCAATCTCTTCCGGAGCGCATTTGCCGGCTCGCGTTTCGTGATGGTGTCGTCGGGCGTCAACTCTTCATCGGCGCTGCTGGCCGTGGATCGCCACGATCTGGTCCTCGGCGCCACCCGCGCAGCCCGCCTTGCCCTGAAGCTGGACGACCGACGCATTGCGGCCGGCCTGCCCGCCACCGACGCCCTTAACGAAACGCGGCTCTCCGACGAAGAAGAGCTTGCTGAATCCGAACGTGCGGCGCTGATGCGTGTGCTGTCCCGGGCCAACGGCAACGTCTCGCAAGCCGCGATCGCCCTTGGCATCAGCCGCGCAACACTTCACCGGAAGATGAAGAAACTCGACCTTCACTGA
- the adh gene encoding aldehyde dehydrogenase, protein MLHQKIVESPFKLKYGNFIGGEWREPIEGKYFDNITPVTGGKLCEIPRSSEKDINAALDAAHAAKEKWGRTSVAERSNILMKIAQRMEDKLELLAQAETWDNGKPIRETMAADIPLAIDHFRYFASCIRSQEGSIGEIDHDTVAYHFHEPLGVVGQIIPWNFPILMAAWKLAPALAAGNCVVIKPAEQTPASLLVWAELIGDLLPPGVLNIVNGFGLEAGKPLASSPRIAKIAFTGETTTGRLIMQYASQNLIPVTLELGGKSPNIFFADVMAEDDDFLDKALEGFAMFALNQGEVCTCPSRALVQESIYDRFMEKAVKRVEAIKQGNPLDSATMIGAQASNEQLEKILAYLDIGKQEGAEVLAGGSRNELGGELAGGYYVKPTIFKGHNKMRVFQEEIFGPVVSVTTFKDEKEALEIANDTLYGLGAGVWTRDGNRAYRFGREIQAGRVWTNCYHAYPAHAAFGGYKQSGIGRETHKMMLDHYQQTKNMLVSYSEKKLGFF, encoded by the coding sequence ATGCTGCATCAGAAAATCGTCGAATCTCCGTTCAAGCTGAAGTACGGCAACTTCATCGGCGGCGAATGGCGCGAACCGATCGAAGGCAAATACTTCGACAACATCACCCCAGTCACCGGCGGCAAGCTTTGCGAGATTCCACGCTCCAGCGAGAAGGACATCAACGCCGCGCTCGACGCCGCCCACGCTGCGAAGGAAAAATGGGGCCGCACGTCGGTAGCCGAACGCTCCAATATCCTGATGAAGATTGCCCAGCGCATGGAGGACAAGCTGGAGCTTCTTGCACAGGCGGAAACCTGGGACAACGGCAAGCCGATCCGCGAAACGATGGCCGCCGATATTCCGCTGGCAATCGACCATTTCCGCTATTTCGCCTCCTGCATTCGTTCGCAGGAAGGCTCGATCGGCGAGATCGATCACGACACCGTCGCCTATCACTTCCATGAACCGCTCGGCGTCGTCGGCCAGATCATCCCCTGGAACTTCCCGATCCTGATGGCGGCCTGGAAACTTGCGCCGGCGCTGGCGGCTGGCAACTGCGTGGTCATCAAGCCCGCCGAACAGACGCCCGCATCGCTGCTCGTCTGGGCCGAACTGATCGGTGATCTCCTGCCTCCAGGTGTTCTCAACATCGTCAACGGTTTCGGCCTGGAAGCCGGCAAGCCGCTTGCATCGAGCCCCCGGATCGCCAAGATCGCCTTCACCGGTGAAACGACCACCGGCCGGTTGATCATGCAATATGCCAGCCAGAACCTGATCCCGGTCACGCTGGAACTGGGCGGCAAGTCCCCGAACATCTTCTTCGCCGACGTCATGGCTGAGGACGACGACTTCCTTGACAAGGCGCTCGAAGGCTTCGCCATGTTCGCCTTGAACCAGGGCGAAGTCTGCACATGCCCCAGCCGCGCCCTCGTTCAGGAATCGATCTACGATCGCTTCATGGAAAAGGCGGTCAAGCGCGTCGAGGCGATCAAGCAGGGCAACCCACTCGACAGCGCAACGATGATCGGCGCCCAGGCCTCAAACGAGCAGCTGGAGAAGATCCTCGCCTATCTCGACATCGGTAAGCAGGAAGGGGCTGAAGTTCTCGCTGGCGGTTCGCGCAACGAACTCGGCGGCGAGCTCGCCGGCGGCTACTACGTCAAGCCGACGATCTTCAAGGGTCACAACAAGATGCGCGTCTTCCAGGAGGAAATCTTCGGACCGGTCGTATCGGTGACGACCTTCAAGGACGAGAAGGAAGCGCTCGAGATTGCCAACGACACGCTCTACGGTCTCGGCGCCGGCGTCTGGACCCGCGACGGCAACCGCGCCTACCGCTTCGGCCGCGAAATCCAGGCCGGGCGCGTCTGGACCAATTGCTACCATGCCTATCCGGCCCATGCCGCCTTCGGTGGTTACAAGCAATCGGGTATCGGTCGTGAGACGCACAAGATGATGCTCGACCACTATCAGCAGACGAAGAACATGCTCGTCAGCTATAGCGAAAAGAAGCTCGGCTTCTTCTGA
- a CDS encoding DUF779 domain-containing protein — protein MDTLVNGEPRVLATDAAVALIDEIRRDYPDILFHQSGGCCDGSSPMCYPTDDFIVGDLDVKLGEISGVPVYISASQFEAWKHTQLIIDVVPGRGGMFSLDNGREKRFLTRSRLFGGGEACLIPGTARPA, from the coding sequence ATGGACACCTTGGTCAACGGCGAACCGCGCGTTCTCGCAACCGACGCCGCCGTCGCGCTGATCGACGAGATCCGCCGCGATTATCCGGATATCCTCTTCCACCAGTCCGGCGGATGCTGCGACGGGTCTTCGCCCATGTGCTATCCCACTGACGATTTCATCGTGGGCGATCTGGATGTGAAACTCGGCGAGATTTCAGGCGTGCCCGTCTATATCAGCGCCAGCCAGTTCGAGGCCTGGAAACACACGCAGTTGATCATCGATGTCGTGCCCGGCCGTGGCGGCATGTTCTCGCTGGATAACGGCCGGGAAAAGCGCTTCCTGACGCGCTCTCGCCTGTTCGGCGGTGGCGAAGCCTGCCTGATACCTGGAACAGCAAGGCCGGCATAG
- a CDS encoding substrate-binding domain-containing protein — translation MKLKDFAKHVGLSPTTVSRALSGYPEVSEVTRARVTEEAARLGYRPNVNAVRLKTGRAGAIGVVMGRAGEFHFAEFMAGMAERLVAEETDILVIPMSDPDQDDEMELYRRLVESRRVDAIIVHSPKPSDPRIALLHELSMPFLVHGRSDIDVPHAWLDIDNEGAIRRATSHLIDLGHRRIAMINGRPGATYAIHRDNGFRGALQSGGIEPDPQLLASGNFTDELGFRFARSFLEQPNPPTAIVAGSMMTALGVYRAARSLGLQVGRDVSVIAHDDVFPYLTADNMAPSLSATRSSMRAAGTRCADLVLQLLAGRSLTEIHELWPVELILRESTAAAPSPR, via the coding sequence ATGAAACTTAAAGACTTCGCCAAACATGTGGGCTTGTCACCGACCACCGTCAGCCGGGCGCTGAGCGGGTATCCGGAGGTCAGCGAGGTCACGCGTGCGCGGGTCACGGAGGAGGCGGCGAGGCTCGGATATCGGCCGAATGTCAATGCGGTGCGGCTGAAGACCGGAAGGGCAGGCGCTATCGGCGTTGTCATGGGGCGCGCTGGCGAATTTCACTTCGCGGAGTTCATGGCCGGCATGGCCGAACGGTTGGTTGCCGAGGAGACAGACATTCTCGTCATTCCGATGTCCGACCCTGACCAGGACGATGAGATGGAATTGTACCGCCGCCTCGTCGAAAGCCGGCGTGTCGACGCGATCATCGTGCATTCGCCGAAGCCCAGCGATCCGCGCATTGCGCTTCTGCACGAACTCAGCATGCCGTTTCTCGTGCACGGGCGGTCGGATATCGATGTGCCGCATGCCTGGCTCGACATCGACAACGAAGGCGCCATCCGCAGGGCAACCTCGCATCTCATCGACCTCGGGCATCGGCGGATCGCGATGATCAACGGCAGGCCCGGAGCGACCTATGCGATCCACCGGGACAACGGCTTTCGCGGCGCGCTGCAAAGCGGAGGCATCGAGCCGGATCCGCAACTGCTGGCGAGCGGAAATTTCACCGACGAGCTTGGCTTTCGGTTTGCGCGTTCCTTTCTGGAGCAACCCAATCCTCCGACCGCGATCGTCGCCGGATCGATGATGACGGCGCTTGGGGTTTACAGGGCTGCACGCTCCCTTGGGCTGCAGGTCGGGCGCGACGTTTCGGTTATCGCGCATGACGACGTGTTCCCCTATCTGACGGCTGACAACATGGCTCCTTCGCTATCGGCGACACGGTCATCGATGCGCGCGGCCGGCACGCGCTGCGCCGATCTGGTGCTCCAGCTGCTTGCGGGACGTTCGCTGACGGAAATTCACGAACTCTGGCCGGTGGAACTGATCCTTCGCGAATCCACCGCCGCTGCACCATCGCCACGCTAA
- a CDS encoding ABC transporter substrate-binding protein codes for MNFRFTAVAVAAALIGVAQPSFAANISISASSTGKNLDLFRKQLDEFEKETGNKVSIVTMPSSSTEQFSQYRLWLAAGNKDVDVYQTDVIWAPQLADQFVDLKDAAKDVVGDFFPSIIASQTVNGRLVAMPLYTDAPALFYRKDLLEKYGKQPPKTWDEMAATAKEIQDKERAAGQKDLWGYVFQGNAYEGLTCNALEWVKSSGGGQIIEPDGTISINNEKAAAAIDRAKGWVGTISPGGVLAYQEEESRGVWQTGNAVFMRNWPYAYALGNGGDSAVKGKFDVTTLPVAKEGDTPSSTLGGWNLAVSKYSENQDAAIALVKFLTSKESQKQRAIELSNLPTLAALYDDKDIAAAAPFMPSWKPIFQNAVPRPSASAKVKYNEVSSKFWTAVHNSLSGNGTSAENLELLEADLTSLKGDNW; via the coding sequence ATGAACTTTCGTTTCACAGCGGTCGCCGTCGCAGCCGCATTGATTGGCGTCGCGCAGCCCTCGTTTGCCGCCAACATCAGCATTTCCGCAAGCTCGACCGGCAAGAACCTCGACCTGTTCCGCAAGCAGCTCGACGAGTTCGAAAAGGAAACCGGCAACAAGGTCAGCATCGTGACCATGCCGTCATCGTCGACGGAGCAGTTCTCGCAGTACCGCCTGTGGCTCGCCGCCGGCAACAAGGACGTCGACGTCTATCAGACCGACGTCATCTGGGCACCGCAGCTTGCCGACCAGTTCGTCGACCTCAAGGATGCCGCAAAGGATGTCGTCGGCGATTTCTTCCCGTCGATCATCGCCTCGCAGACCGTCAATGGCCGCCTCGTCGCCATGCCGCTCTACACCGATGCGCCGGCGCTCTTCTACCGCAAGGACCTGCTCGAGAAGTACGGCAAGCAGCCGCCGAAGACCTGGGACGAAATGGCGGCAACCGCCAAGGAAATCCAGGACAAGGAACGCGCAGCCGGCCAGAAGGATCTCTGGGGCTATGTCTTCCAGGGCAACGCTTATGAAGGCCTGACCTGCAATGCGCTCGAATGGGTCAAGTCCTCTGGCGGCGGCCAGATCATCGAGCCGGATGGCACCATCTCCATCAACAACGAGAAGGCAGCAGCGGCGATCGACCGCGCCAAGGGTTGGGTCGGCACGATTTCGCCCGGTGGCGTGCTCGCCTACCAGGAAGAAGAGTCCCGTGGCGTCTGGCAGACCGGCAATGCCGTCTTCATGCGCAACTGGCCCTATGCCTATGCTCTCGGCAATGGCGGGGACAGCGCCGTCAAGGGCAAGTTCGACGTGACGACACTTCCGGTTGCCAAGGAAGGCGACACGCCGTCCTCGACGCTCGGCGGCTGGAACCTCGCCGTCTCCAAGTACTCCGAGAACCAGGATGCCGCGATTGCCCTCGTCAAGTTCCTGACCTCCAAGGAAAGCCAGAAGCAGCGCGCGATCGAACTCTCCAACCTGCCGACGCTGGCTGCCCTCTACGACGACAAGGACATCGCGGCCGCGGCACCCTTCATGCCGAGCTGGAAGCCGATCTTCCAGAACGCCGTTCCGCGTCCGTCGGCATCCGCCAAGGTCAAGTACAACGAGGTCTCCTCGAAGTTCTGGACCGCCGTTCACAACTCGCTTTCCGGCAACGGCACCTCCGCAGAAAACCTCGAGCTTCTCGAGGCCGACCTGACATCGCTGAAGGGCGATAACTGGTAA